One window of the Vicinamibacterales bacterium genome contains the following:
- a CDS encoding ABC transporter ATP-binding protein → MNASAQPLIRLNGIKKVFYTDEVETHALAGIHLEIQQGEYVAIAGPSGCGKSTLLAILGLLDTATEGTYTLNGNEVANLSLSERARVRNREIGFIFQSFNLIGDLTVFENVELPLIYRGMKTAERRERANAALERVGMAHRAKHLPSQLSGGQQQRVAVARAVGGQPSILLADEPTGNLDSKNGEAVMDLLRELHRGGATICMVTHDPRYAAHADRGIHLFDGRVVEENVGTAV, encoded by the coding sequence ATGAACGCTTCCGCGCAGCCCCTGATTCGCCTCAACGGCATCAAGAAGGTGTTCTACACCGACGAGGTCGAGACCCACGCCCTGGCCGGCATCCACCTGGAGATTCAGCAGGGGGAATACGTCGCCATCGCCGGCCCCTCGGGCTGCGGCAAGTCAACGCTGCTCGCCATTCTCGGCCTGCTCGACACCGCGACCGAGGGCACCTACACGCTGAACGGCAACGAAGTGGCCAACCTCTCGTTGTCGGAGCGCGCCCGCGTGCGCAACCGCGAGATCGGGTTCATCTTCCAGAGCTTCAACCTGATCGGCGACCTCACCGTGTTCGAGAACGTCGAACTGCCGCTCATCTATCGCGGCATGAAGACGGCCGAACGCCGCGAGCGCGCCAACGCCGCGCTCGAACGCGTCGGCATGGCCCACCGCGCCAAGCACCTGCCCTCGCAGCTCTCGGGCGGTCAGCAGCAGCGCGTCGCCGTGGCCCGCGCCGTCGGCGGGCAGCCGTCCATCCTGCTGGCGGACGAACCGACCGGCAACCTCGATTCCAAGAACGGCGAAGCGGTCATGGATCTGTTGCGTGAGCTGCACCGTGGCGGTGCCACGATCTGCATGGTGACGCACGATCCGCGCTACGCGGCGCACGCCGACCGCGGCATTCACCTCTTCGACGGCCGCGTCGTCGAAGAGAACGTCGGGACCGCGGTCTAA